A window of Pseudomonas mucidolens contains these coding sequences:
- a CDS encoding baseplate assembly protein has product MNSFAAIDLSQLPPPQIVEQIDFEQILAERKAYMISLWPVEEQAEIATRLDMESEPLTKLLQENVYRETIWRQRVNEASLANLLATARGTDLEQLAANFNVKKLVIQEGKPNAVPRVPKLMEGDDSLRERAQMAWEGLSTAGPRNSYIFHARAADGRVADATAESPSPAVAVVTVQALLGDGTASASLLAVVNTYLSDEDRRPVADRLIVQGAQILNYQVKAKLYLLSSGPESEPILAAAEQRLKAYVHQRRRLGMEVSESALHAALHVEGVRKVELEGWADIVATKAQAPYCTAITIARGAE; this is encoded by the coding sequence ATGAACAGCTTCGCCGCCATCGACCTCAGTCAGCTTCCGCCGCCGCAGATCGTCGAGCAGATCGACTTCGAACAGATCCTGGCCGAGCGTAAGGCTTACATGATCAGTCTCTGGCCGGTCGAGGAACAGGCAGAAATTGCCACGCGCCTTGATATGGAATCGGAGCCCTTGACGAAGCTGCTGCAGGAGAACGTCTATCGCGAGACCATTTGGCGTCAGCGGGTCAACGAAGCCTCCCTGGCCAACCTGCTCGCCACCGCTCGCGGCACTGACCTGGAACAGCTGGCTGCCAACTTCAACGTCAAGAAGCTGGTAATTCAGGAAGGTAAGCCCAACGCCGTGCCGCGGGTACCGAAGCTGATGGAGGGTGACGACAGCCTGCGCGAACGGGCGCAAATGGCCTGGGAAGGCTTGAGCACCGCCGGCCCGCGCAACAGTTACATCTTCCATGCTCGAGCAGCTGATGGCCGGGTGGCCGATGCCACCGCGGAAAGCCCATCACCGGCTGTGGCCGTGGTCACCGTGCAGGCGTTGCTCGGCGACGGAACCGCATCCGCCAGCTTGCTCGCAGTCGTTAACACCTACCTGAGCGATGAGGATCGCCGGCCGGTGGCAGATCGCCTGATCGTCCAGGGCGCGCAAATTCTCAACTACCAGGTCAAAGCGAAACTCTACCTGCTCTCCAGCGGCCCGGAGTCGGAGCCGATCCTGGCTGCGGCAGAGCAACGCTTGAAGGCCTACGTCCACCAGCGGCGTCGCCTCGGCATGGAGGTCTCAGAATCCGCCTTGCACGCTGCCTTGCATGTCGAAGGCGTGCGCAAGGTGGAACTGGAAGGCTGGGCGGATATCGTTGCCACCAAAGCCCAGGCGCCCTATTGCACGGCGATCACCATTGCTCGAGGGGCTGAGTGA
- a CDS encoding GPW/gp25 family protein, protein MNRQTGGALDNHAHIGQCVTDILTTRIGTRVMRREYGSLLPELVDHPFNDVTRLRVYAATVMALMRWETRISISRVQFTGANLQGQAVLDLEGSVVDTNEPLSLSLPLQLGASV, encoded by the coding sequence ATGAACAGACAGACCGGCGGCGCCCTCGACAACCATGCCCATATCGGCCAATGCGTGACCGACATCCTCACCACCCGGATCGGTACCCGCGTGATGCGCCGCGAATACGGCAGCCTACTCCCCGAGCTGGTGGACCACCCTTTCAACGACGTCACCCGCCTGCGCGTGTACGCGGCCACGGTCATGGCGCTGATGCGCTGGGAAACCCGTATCAGCATCAGCCGCGTGCAATTCACGGGCGCAAACCTGCAAGGCCAAGCGGTTCTGGATTTGGAGGGCAGCGTGGTCGACACCAATGAACCGCTGAGCCTGAGCCTGCCGTTGCAACTGGGAGCCAGTGTATGA
- a CDS encoding phage major tail tube protein, with amino-acid sequence MAMPRKLKNLNLFNDGNSYLGVAKSVTLPNLARKMEAYRGGGMNGPVKADLGFSDDGIQFEWKTGGIDLISLRQFGSVNASGVALRFSGPYQQDDTGEISNVEVVVRGRHETIEMGDAQPGEDTEHSMTTTCSYYKLTVDGEEIIEIDLLNFVEKINGVDMLEQQRTAMGI; translated from the coding sequence ATGGCTATGCCTCGCAAACTCAAGAACCTCAACCTGTTTAATGACGGTAACAGTTACCTCGGCGTGGCGAAGTCCGTCACCCTTCCAAATCTCGCCCGCAAGATGGAAGCCTATCGCGGCGGCGGCATGAATGGACCGGTCAAGGCTGACCTGGGCTTTTCCGACGATGGCATCCAGTTCGAATGGAAAACCGGCGGCATCGATCTGATCTCGCTGCGCCAGTTCGGCAGTGTCAATGCCTCGGGCGTGGCCCTGCGCTTCTCTGGCCCCTACCAGCAGGACGACACGGGCGAAATCAGCAACGTGGAAGTGGTCGTGCGTGGCCGGCACGAAACCATCGAGATGGGCGATGCCCAGCCCGGCGAAGACACCGAACACTCCATGACCACCACCTGCAGCTATTACAAGCTGACCGTCGACGGCGAAGAGATCATCGAAATCGATCTGCTCAACTTCGTCGAGAAGATCAACGGCGTGGACATGCTCGAGCAACAGCGCACCGCCATGGGCATCTGA
- a CDS encoding GpE family phage tail protein, translated as MADLAVVFHWAPADMDQLGLQDLMDWRERARVRSSTDGE; from the coding sequence ATGGCCGACTTGGCCGTGGTTTTTCACTGGGCTCCGGCTGATATGGATCAGCTGGGCCTGCAAGATCTAATGGACTGGCGCGAGCGTGCCAGGGTGCGGAGTTCCACCGATGGCGAATGA
- a CDS encoding phage tail protein, which yields MMLSLGMFVFSLSTLAYQELQRQTEWRHASNSRVGAAPARQFVGRGDDTITLPGVILPELAGSALSLDALRLMANTGKAWPMVEGSGRIYGLWIIDGLSETKTLFFRDGTPRRIEFTVNLKRIDDDRIDLLGAGTSAGVNILRALL from the coding sequence ATGATGCTCAGCCTCGGCATGTTCGTATTCAGCCTCTCGACACTCGCGTACCAGGAACTGCAACGCCAAACCGAATGGCGCCATGCAAGCAACAGCCGCGTCGGCGCCGCTCCGGCTCGGCAGTTTGTCGGGCGCGGCGACGACACCATCACCCTACCCGGCGTCATCCTCCCGGAGCTGGCCGGCAGCGCCCTTAGCCTCGACGCTCTGCGGCTGATGGCGAACACCGGCAAGGCCTGGCCGATGGTCGAAGGCAGCGGCCGCATCTACGGCTTGTGGATTATCGATGGTCTGAGCGAAACCAAAACGCTGTTCTTCCGTGACGGCACGCCTCGGCGTATTGAATTCACGGTCAACCTCAAGCGCATCGATGACGACCGGATCGATCTGCTCGGCGCCGGTACCAGCGCAGGCGTCAACATTTTGAGGGCGCTGCTGTGA
- a CDS encoding phage tail sheath protein, whose amino-acid sequence MADYLHGVRVLELNDGTRPIRTIPTAVIGMVCTAEDADPLVFPLDTPVLITNVQTAVGKAGVQGTLAASLQGIADQTKPYCIVVRVKEGADEAATTSALIGGTTPTGQYTGMKALLAAKARVGMTPRILGVPGLDSLPVAAALVAIAKDLRAFAYVSAWDCKTKEEVVAYRENFGDREVMVIWPDFLNWDTVANKTATASAVARALGLRAKIDQETGWHKTLSNVAVSGVTGISADVFWDLQNPATDANYLNSNEVTTLINANGFRFWGSRTCSDDPLFAFENYTRTAQILADTMAEAHMWAIDRPMHASLVRDLVEGVNAKMREMKSQGYLIGGSCWYPDDINTKDTLKAGKLWVDYDYTPVPPLEDLTFRQRITDRYLIDFAKGINS is encoded by the coding sequence ATGGCCGATTATCTCCACGGTGTGCGGGTCCTCGAACTCAACGACGGCACCCGCCCCATTCGCACTATTCCCACCGCAGTCATCGGCATGGTTTGTACTGCTGAAGATGCGGATCCGCTTGTTTTCCCCCTGGACACGCCCGTCCTGATCACCAACGTGCAGACCGCTGTCGGCAAGGCCGGCGTTCAAGGCACCCTGGCAGCCAGCCTGCAAGGCATCGCAGATCAGACCAAGCCTTACTGCATCGTGGTGCGGGTCAAAGAAGGCGCCGACGAAGCGGCCACCACCAGCGCGCTGATCGGTGGCACTACCCCGACCGGCCAGTACACCGGCATGAAAGCCCTGCTCGCCGCCAAGGCCCGCGTCGGCATGACGCCGCGCATTCTCGGTGTGCCAGGCCTCGACAGCTTGCCGGTTGCCGCCGCCCTGGTCGCCATCGCCAAAGACCTGCGCGCCTTTGCTTATGTCAGTGCCTGGGACTGCAAAACCAAGGAAGAGGTGGTCGCCTACCGCGAAAACTTCGGTGATCGTGAAGTGATGGTGATCTGGCCGGACTTCCTCAACTGGGACACCGTCGCCAACAAGACCGCGACCGCCTCGGCCGTGGCCCGTGCCTTGGGCTTGCGCGCCAAGATCGATCAGGAAACCGGCTGGCACAAAACGCTCTCCAACGTCGCCGTCAGCGGCGTCACCGGCATCAGCGCCGACGTGTTCTGGGATCTGCAAAACCCGGCCACCGACGCCAACTACCTCAACAGCAACGAAGTCACCACCCTGATCAACGCCAACGGCTTCCGCTTCTGGGGCAGTCGGACCTGTAGCGACGATCCGCTGTTCGCCTTCGAAAACTACACCCGCACCGCGCAGATCCTCGCCGACACCATGGCGGAAGCGCACATGTGGGCCATCGACCGCCCGATGCACGCCTCACTGGTGCGTGACCTCGTTGAGGGGGTCAACGCCAAGATGCGCGAGATGAAGTCCCAAGGCTATCTGATCGGCGGCAGCTGCTGGTATCCGGACGACATCAACACCAAGGACACCCTCAAGGCCGGCAAGCTATGGGTGGATTACGACTACACCCCCGTGCCGCCCCTGGAGGATCTGACCTTCCGCCAGCGAATCACCGACCGCTACCTGATCGACTTCGCCAAAGGCATCAACAGCTAA
- a CDS encoding phage tail tape measure protein encodes MANDLRLQVLLSAIDKATGPLKQITGGSKETARALKAARDRLKELNTQQRDVSAWRELQAATRATSDALGANNTKIGELSRITAKVRQQLAPTQALFEKSRHKVDALKTSQHELKLELTGARNALGLLGDEHRKAGKQVAALNAVMQKGNTLTHEQHAEYTRLTAAQRERKTQLDQLAAKEKTLADRFTLNNAQLRTSRAGHAGLREEIRRLETPFKAQLAQLKQHSAESKRLGEQYGQQKGKLASLSAQLKSAGINTNALGASELKLKRDMDSATRAMKTQMDRLDALKRKQESLAKVRGAYDQGKQFAGSAAVAGGSSLGVAYAASRPVIGVVRDYVDFESAMLGVAKQVDGARDDNGKLTSTYYEFADAIKAASNEMPIATTEFAALVEAQARAGIQGKENLLTMAKVSATAAVAFDLPAGQVGEDMGRIAGLYKVPIKNIAELGDALNYLDDNTRSKGGDIIETLTRMSDVADKLDYRKAAALGSTFLSLGSAPEVAASASRAMVRELAIATMQGKKFQEGMAMVGLDSKAVQTGMTKDAMGTIMGVLERIKKLSPEQRTEASTRLFGKEFGKDASKLVNNLEELRQQLKLVDDAGATGSMQKEMDVRANAIEGRWQVLQNKLFNTKSGAGESVRATMVDVMDALGNGLDKVNGWVKANPVLTASLLKIVASVVILSAVFGGLALTIAGILGPFLFLRFGLAMLGIRLPGIIGIFKVFGTVLRTLGGILIGPVVTALRTVSIALWGLAANPVVLAIAAVVAVLAGAAYLIYRNWDAVKAYFTDAWAEITAGFQGGFGGILKTLTNFSPLGLIYQAFTGVLSYLGIKLPSRVTDLGRAIINGLINGISAGYESIKTALAPVVHALSSGATLLYQSWDAVKNYFSRSWAEIKTDFSGGVGGILKALMNFSPLGLIYQAFSGVLSYLGIKLPSRFTEFGRMIINGLINGISSGYESIKTALAPVAQALSSGANLLYQGWDAVKDYFSRSWAEIKTDFSGGVGGILKALMNFSPLGLIYQAFAGVLSYLGVDLPSRFTEFGGMIVNGLVNGLKAGLGAVKSAIGSIGDSSIGWFKEKLGIHSPSRVFAQLGGFTMAGLAQGLEGGEKGPLKALTQISENLTAAGGVTLSVPAAPVLPAGVEDARKHTQQLPRLSLEPVARAAKPTLPINDGLLNLIDLGKQIATAGALAVGAFSLPALAVDDRPPIASAPVQVVHDSHDVYQINIPATPGIDAQTIARAVRTELARIESEKKARNRSKLSDLD; translated from the coding sequence ATGGCGAATGATCTGAGACTGCAGGTGCTGCTCAGCGCCATCGACAAGGCCACAGGTCCGCTGAAGCAAATCACGGGCGGTAGCAAAGAGACCGCCCGCGCACTCAAGGCCGCCCGCGACCGCCTCAAAGAACTCAACACTCAGCAGCGCGACGTCAGTGCCTGGCGTGAGCTGCAAGCGGCTACCCGCGCCACCTCCGATGCACTGGGCGCCAACAACACCAAGATCGGCGAACTGTCCCGCATCACCGCCAAGGTCCGACAGCAACTCGCGCCGACACAGGCGCTTTTCGAAAAGTCGCGGCACAAGGTCGACGCCCTCAAAACCAGCCAGCACGAACTCAAGCTTGAACTCACCGGTGCGCGCAACGCCCTTGGTTTGCTGGGAGACGAGCATCGTAAAGCCGGCAAACAGGTCGCGGCGCTGAATGCAGTTATGCAGAAGGGCAACACCCTTACCCACGAACAGCACGCTGAATACACACGCCTCACAGCGGCCCAACGCGAGCGCAAGACGCAGCTGGACCAGCTGGCGGCCAAGGAAAAGACCCTGGCCGACCGCTTCACCCTGAATAACGCACAGCTGCGCACCAGCCGCGCAGGCCATGCCGGCCTACGAGAGGAAATCCGCCGACTGGAAACTCCTTTCAAAGCGCAACTGGCGCAGTTGAAGCAGCACAGCGCCGAGTCGAAGCGCCTGGGCGAGCAGTACGGCCAGCAGAAAGGCAAACTCGCCAGCCTGAGCGCGCAGCTCAAGAGCGCCGGCATCAATACCAATGCCCTGGGCGCATCGGAATTGAAGCTCAAGCGCGATATGGACAGCGCCACACGGGCCATGAAGACCCAAATGGACAGGCTGGATGCCCTGAAACGCAAACAGGAGAGTCTCGCCAAGGTCCGTGGGGCTTACGACCAGGGCAAGCAGTTCGCCGGCAGCGCCGCGGTCGCAGGCGGTTCCAGCTTAGGCGTGGCCTACGCGGCAAGTCGGCCAGTCATCGGTGTGGTCAGGGACTATGTCGATTTCGAGAGCGCCATGTTGGGCGTCGCCAAACAAGTCGACGGCGCGCGTGATGACAACGGCAAGCTCACCAGCACCTATTACGAATTTGCCGACGCTATCAAAGCGGCCAGTAACGAAATGCCCATCGCCACGACCGAGTTCGCCGCCTTGGTTGAGGCGCAAGCTCGGGCCGGTATACAGGGCAAGGAAAATCTTTTGACCATGGCGAAGGTCTCGGCCACTGCGGCTGTAGCCTTCGACTTACCTGCCGGACAAGTCGGCGAAGATATGGGCCGGATTGCCGGGCTATACAAGGTGCCGATCAAGAACATCGCCGAATTGGGCGACGCGCTCAACTATCTCGACGACAACACCCGCTCCAAGGGGGGCGACATCATCGAGACGCTGACCCGTATGAGCGACGTGGCCGACAAGCTCGACTACCGCAAGGCGGCGGCACTGGGCAGCACGTTCCTGTCGCTGGGCTCCGCACCTGAGGTCGCCGCCAGCGCTTCGCGGGCGATGGTGCGAGAGCTGGCTATCGCTACGATGCAGGGCAAGAAGTTTCAGGAAGGCATGGCGATGGTGGGTCTTGACTCCAAGGCGGTGCAGACAGGTATGACGAAGGACGCGATGGGCACAATCATGGGGGTCCTTGAGCGCATCAAAAAACTGTCACCCGAGCAGCGGACAGAAGCCTCAACCCGCTTGTTCGGCAAGGAGTTCGGCAAAGACGCCAGCAAACTGGTCAACAACTTGGAGGAGCTGCGTCAGCAGCTCAAGTTGGTGGATGACGCTGGTGCCACGGGCTCGATGCAGAAAGAAATGGACGTCCGCGCCAATGCTATCGAAGGCCGTTGGCAGGTTTTGCAGAACAAGTTGTTCAATACCAAAAGCGGTGCGGGGGAGTCCGTGCGAGCAACCATGGTCGATGTCATGGATGCCCTCGGCAATGGGCTGGACAAGGTCAACGGGTGGGTAAAGGCTAACCCGGTCCTGACCGCGTCCTTGCTGAAAATCGTCGCCTCTGTAGTGATATTGTCAGCGGTGTTCGGTGGGCTAGCTCTCACAATTGCAGGCATTCTTGGGCCGTTTCTGTTCCTTCGTTTCGGCCTGGCAATGCTTGGCATACGCCTGCCCGGTATCATCGGTATCTTCAAGGTGTTCGGCACAGTCCTGCGAACCTTGGGAGGGATTCTGATTGGTCCGGTCGTTACCGCACTGCGTACGGTCAGCATCGCCTTGTGGGGACTCGCAGCAAACCCCGTCGTCCTGGCTATCGCAGCCGTTGTCGCCGTGCTCGCAGGCGCTGCCTATCTGATCTATAGAAACTGGGATGCTGTAAAGGCCTACTTCACTGATGCCTGGGCCGAGATCACGGCTGGCTTCCAAGGTGGATTCGGCGGGATCCTCAAGACGCTGACGAATTTCAGCCCGCTGGGCTTGATCTACCAGGCCTTTACCGGGGTATTGAGCTACCTGGGTATCAAGCTGCCAAGCCGCGTTACCGATTTGGGTCGAGCGATCATCAACGGGCTGATCAACGGAATCTCCGCAGGGTATGAATCGATCAAAACAGCCCTAGCCCCTGTCGTCCATGCGCTATCAAGCGGGGCCACCCTTCTTTACCAAAGCTGGGACGCAGTGAAGAATTATTTCTCCCGCTCCTGGGCAGAAATAAAGACCGACTTCAGTGGTGGAGTCGGCGGAATTCTCAAGGCACTGATGAATTTCAGCCCGCTGGGCTTGATCTACCAGGCCTTTTCCGGAGTACTGAGTTATCTGGGGATCAAGCTGCCAAGCCGCTTTACCGAGTTTGGCCGGATGATTATCAACGGACTGATCAACGGAATCTCCTCAGGGTATGAATCAATCAAAACAGCCCTAGCCCCTGTCGCTCAGGCGCTATCAAGCGGTGCCAATCTCCTCTACCAAGGTTGGGATGCAGTGAAGGATTACTTCTCCCGCTCCTGGGCAGAAATAAAGACAGACTTCAGTGGTGGAGTCGGCGGGATCCTCAAGGCGCTGATGAATTTCAGCCCGCTCGGCTTGATCTACCAGGCCTTCGCCGGCGTACTCAGCTATCTGGGCGTGGATTTGCCAAGCCGCTTTACTGAGTTCGGGGGCATGATCGTCAACGGCCTGGTCAACGGTTTGAAAGCTGGCCTCGGTGCCGTCAAAAGCGCTATCGGTTCAATCGGCGATTCCAGCATTGGTTGGTTCAAGGAAAAGCTCGGCATTCACAGTCCGTCGCGTGTTTTTGCGCAGCTGGGCGGTTTCACCATGGCGGGCCTGGCCCAAGGGCTGGAAGGTGGCGAGAAAGGTCCACTGAAAGCGCTGACACAGATCAGCGAAAACCTGACTGCCGCCGGAGGAGTAACACTCAGTGTCCCCGCTGCTCCTGTCCTACCTGCAGGAGTTGAAGACGCCCGCAAGCACACTCAGCAACTGCCGCGATTGTCCCTGGAGCCTGTCGCGCGGGCAGCGAAGCCAACACTGCCCATAAATGACGGACTGCTGAACCTGATAGACCTCGGCAAGCAGATCGCGACGGCCGGTGCTCTCGCGGTGGGCGCGTTTAGCCTCCCGGCACTGGCGGTCGATGATCGGCCACCCATCGCCAGTGCCCCCGTACAAGTGGTGCACGACAGCCATGACGTCTACCAGATCAACATCCCGGCCACACCAGGGATAGACGCCCAAACCATTGCCCGCGCTGTACGGACTGAACTTGCCCGCATCGAAAGCGAGAAGAAAGCCCGCAACCGCAGCAAGTTATCTGACTTGGATTAA
- a CDS encoding phage tail protein: MTDENSQFFAILTAVGRAKQANADALGVAWTFAQMGVGDANDTDPIPSEQQTQLINERRRAPLNQLRVDPANANVIIAEQVIPESVGGWWIREVGLYDADGDLVAVANCAPSFKPLLSQGSGRTQVVRMNLIVSNTANVELKIDPSIVLATRQYVDSKILEELYKLDTKQSVRVATTANIALAGLLNIDGVTLLAGDRVLVKNQTAAKDNGIYIAASGAWKRAPDADSNLEVTSALLLSVEQGTTQADTRWQLVTDGAIVLGTTALTFQNVKQGYAPIDSPAFKGTPTVPTLEPTDVSTRAANSATVRAIMELFGIGASASKNPLITDFSADILPGIYRAFASGNAAASIGGPPDTGDTSMSVIAGGGFTNPGYKTFIAVINSSGVTRLFVGSKILVGAQPVWTEITQTLHLPFRGTTSYKSAGVFTWEVPGGVKKAWVTVIGGGGGGGRAGFAENGSGGGGGGGFAQELVDLTGITSVTVTVGAGGAGGATDGATGGAGAASSFGSYLSATGGDGAQGGAPYTLNNGPGAGGRGFGGDINTSLGPGQVSYGTVGGCGGGPGGRCTQGPYPGNGGIGPGGGGSGAVFGNNGGPGAAGSVIIQW; this comes from the coding sequence ATGACAGACGAAAACAGCCAGTTCTTTGCCATCCTCACCGCCGTAGGCAGGGCCAAGCAGGCCAACGCAGATGCCTTGGGCGTCGCCTGGACCTTTGCACAGATGGGCGTGGGCGATGCCAACGACACCGACCCGATCCCCAGCGAGCAGCAGACGCAGTTGATCAATGAGCGTCGACGCGCTCCGCTGAACCAACTGAGGGTGGACCCAGCGAACGCCAACGTCATCATCGCCGAGCAGGTCATCCCGGAAAGCGTCGGCGGCTGGTGGATTCGAGAGGTCGGGCTGTATGACGCTGACGGTGATCTGGTCGCGGTAGCCAACTGCGCACCGAGCTTCAAGCCTCTTTTGTCTCAGGGTTCGGGCCGTACGCAAGTGGTACGGATGAACCTGATCGTCAGCAATACCGCCAACGTTGAACTGAAGATCGATCCCTCGATTGTGTTGGCGACCCGTCAGTACGTTGACTCAAAGATTCTGGAGGAGCTGTACAAGCTTGACACCAAGCAGTCGGTACGGGTTGCTACAACGGCCAACATTGCCTTGGCTGGCCTCCTGAACATTGACGGGGTGACCTTGCTGGCAGGTGACCGGGTGTTGGTGAAGAACCAAACCGCCGCCAAGGACAACGGCATTTACATTGCTGCATCGGGCGCCTGGAAGCGCGCACCGGATGCCGATAGCAACCTTGAGGTCACCTCTGCGTTGCTGCTGTCTGTTGAGCAGGGTACCACTCAGGCAGACACCCGCTGGCAGTTGGTCACAGACGGTGCGATTGTTTTGGGCACCACGGCCCTGACGTTCCAGAACGTGAAACAGGGCTACGCGCCGATTGACTCGCCGGCGTTTAAAGGCACGCCTACAGTCCCAACGCTTGAGCCGACCGATGTCAGTACGAGGGCCGCGAACTCAGCCACAGTACGCGCGATTATGGAGCTTTTCGGCATCGGCGCGTCAGCCTCGAAAAACCCACTCATCACTGACTTCTCGGCAGATATCCTTCCGGGTATCTATCGTGCATTCGCATCAGGTAACGCTGCTGCATCCATAGGGGGGCCGCCAGATACTGGTGATACCTCGATGTCGGTGATTGCGGGAGGTGGTTTCACAAATCCCGGTTACAAGACGTTCATCGCGGTTATTAACTCGTCGGGCGTAACGCGATTATTCGTAGGTAGCAAAATCTTGGTCGGCGCGCAGCCAGTCTGGACAGAAATCACGCAAACCCTACACCTGCCGTTCCGAGGGACGACGAGCTATAAATCTGCGGGTGTGTTCACTTGGGAGGTTCCTGGTGGGGTGAAAAAAGCCTGGGTCACTGTGATCGGCGGTGGTGGCGGCGGCGGACGAGCGGGTTTTGCCGAAAACGGATCGGGCGGAGGAGGTGGCGGTGGTTTCGCGCAAGAACTCGTCGACCTAACAGGCATTACCAGCGTGACGGTAACGGTAGGCGCCGGCGGTGCTGGCGGCGCAACGGACGGCGCCACCGGTGGAGCTGGGGCCGCGTCGTCGTTTGGCTCCTATCTGTCTGCAACCGGGGGGGACGGTGCACAGGGCGGCGCGCCTTATACCTTGAATAATGGACCTGGCGCTGGGGGGCGAGGTTTCGGCGGGGACATCAATACATCTCTCGGCCCTGGTCAGGTAAGTTACGGCACTGTCGGCGGGTGTGGTGGAGGCCCCGGTGGACGCTGCACACAAGGACCATACCCAGGAAACGGTGGTATTGGGCCGGGCGGAGGTGGCTCTGGTGCCGTGTTCGGTAATAACGGCGGCCCTGGTGCTGCCGGCAGCGTAATTATTCAGTGGTGA
- a CDS encoding phage tail assembly chaperone produces MWARIENGTAVELTDIDPTDRFHPELVWQACPVETQPGWTVVEGALTPPPEDTSDQQAGAERQWRDLELAGTEWLVLRHRDEQDLELTPTLAPELFTELLSYRQALREWPQTTTFPDAEFRPVAPPWIAEQTQ; encoded by the coding sequence ATGTGGGCAAGAATCGAAAACGGGACTGCGGTCGAACTCACCGACATTGATCCAACTGATCGTTTTCACCCGGAGCTGGTATGGCAGGCCTGTCCTGTAGAAACGCAGCCAGGTTGGACAGTCGTAGAAGGGGCGCTCACTCCACCGCCGGAGGATACCTCTGACCAGCAGGCCGGTGCCGAGCGGCAATGGCGCGATTTGGAGCTGGCTGGAACTGAATGGTTGGTATTGCGCCATCGTGACGAACAGGACCTGGAGTTAACCCCGACACTTGCGCCGGAGCTATTCACAGAATTGCTCTCATATCGCCAGGCGCTCCGGGAGTGGCCGCAGACAACGACCTTCCCTGACGCTGAGTTCAGACCAGTGGCCCCGCCGTGGATTGCTGAGCAGACTCAATGA
- a CDS encoding phage tail assembly protein, translating to MTTKAATEQPDVQPLADDNTVTLDTPIRRGTTTIDSITLRKPASGELRGVSLVELLQMDVASLIKVVPRISSPSLTAIEVAGMDPADLLALSSKISGFLLQKSAKTDASLVA from the coding sequence ATGACCACCAAAGCAGCCACCGAACAGCCTGACGTACAACCACTGGCCGACGACAACACCGTCACCCTCGACACCCCGATCCGTCGCGGCACCACCACCATCGACAGCATCACCCTGCGCAAACCAGCCTCGGGCGAACTGCGCGGTGTGAGCCTGGTGGAACTGCTGCAAATGGACGTCGCCAGCCTCATCAAGGTGGTGCCACGCATCAGCAGCCCGAGCCTCACCGCCATTGAAGTCGCCGGCATGGACCCGGCCGATCTGCTGGCGCTCAGCAGCAAGATCTCCGGTTTTTTGTTGCAGAAGTCGGCGAAGACGGACGCATCCCTCGTTGCGTAG
- a CDS encoding phage tail protein I, whose protein sequence is MNADLLPANATPLERQVAQALAQIRRVPIPLRQLCNPDTCPAELLPYLAWAFSVDRWDGKWTEAAKRAAIRSSHYIHSRKGTIGALRRVVEPLGYLIEVLEWWQAVPLGVPGTFAIKVGVLETGITEEMYQELTWLIDDARPVTRHLTGLAISLETTGHIQIGACITDGDEIDIYPPMQRDIEVTGYIRQGGREHQIDTMDIYS, encoded by the coding sequence ATGAATGCCGACTTGCTACCGGCCAATGCCACCCCGCTGGAGCGCCAGGTGGCGCAGGCCCTCGCGCAGATCCGGCGTGTGCCTATCCCTCTGCGCCAGCTGTGCAATCCAGATACCTGCCCTGCCGAGCTGCTGCCGTACTTGGCCTGGGCGTTTTCGGTCGACCGCTGGGACGGCAAATGGACCGAGGCTGCGAAACGCGCCGCTATTCGCTCCTCCCACTACATCCATTCGCGCAAGGGAACCATCGGCGCACTGCGTCGCGTGGTCGAGCCGCTGGGCTACCTGATCGAGGTGCTGGAGTGGTGGCAGGCCGTGCCATTGGGCGTGCCGGGTACCTTTGCCATCAAGGTCGGCGTACTGGAAACCGGCATCACCGAGGAGATGTACCAGGAACTGACCTGGCTCATCGATGACGCCAGGCCAGTCACCCGCCATCTGACGGGCCTTGCTATTAGCCTGGAGACCACCGGCCACATACAAATCGGCGCCTGCATCACCGACGGCGACGAAATTGATATTTACCCACCAATGCAGCGTGACATCGAGGTCACCGGCTACATCCGTCAGGGTGGCCGTGAACACCAGATCGACACCATGGACATCTACTCATGA